One genomic region from Pogoniulus pusillus isolate bPogPus1 chromosome 40, bPogPus1.pri, whole genome shotgun sequence encodes:
- the DCAKD gene encoding dephospho-CoA kinase domain-containing protein isoform X2, with product MFLVGLSGGIASGKSTVVAVLRELGCAVIDADVIAREVVQPHFKAYQQIVSSFGTEILLENGEINREALGNIIFSQPEKRQLLNSITHPEIQKEMLKQILKYFVLGYRYVILDIPLLFETNRLTKFMKYTVLVYCDPPTQLARLMRRNGLARAAAEARLAAQLPLEEKRRLATFVIDNSGEREGTRRQVLRLHARLEGSLHFLWARLAAGVLLAGLPGLGYLLLRRLLS from the exons ATGTTCCTGGTGGGGCTCTCGGGTGGAATCGCCTCGGGGAAGAGCACCGTGGTGGCCGTGCTGCGGGAGCTGGGCTGTGCCGTGATCGATGCCGATGTCATTGCCAGAGAGG TGGTGCAGCCTCACTTCAAGGCCTATCAGCAGATTGTGAGCTCCTTTGGCACTGAGATCCTCCTGGAGAACGGGGAGATAAACCGCGAGGCTCTAGGGAACATCATCTTCTCCCAGCCAGAGAAGCGGCAGCTGCTGAACTCCATCACCCACCCTGAGATCCAgaaggagatgctgaagcagatCTTGAAGTACTTTGTGCTAG GGTACCGCTACGTCATCCTTGACATCCCTCTGCTCTTTGAGACCAACAGGCTCACCAAGTTCATGAAATACACTGTCCTGGTCTACTG cGACCCGCCGACGCAGCTGGCGCGGCTGATGCGCAGGAACGGGCTGGCGCGGGCGGCGGCCGAGGCTCGCCTGGCTGCCCAGCTGCCGCTGGAGGAGAAGCGCAGGTTGGCAACCTTCGTCATCGACAACTCCGGGGAGCGGGAGGGCACCCGGCGGCAGGTGCTGCGCCTGCACGCCCGCCTGGAGGGCTCCCTGCACTTCCTCTGGGCGCGCCTGGCGGCGGGCGTGCTCCTGGCCGGCCTCCCGGGGCTGGGCTACCTCCTGCTCCGGCGTCTCCTCTCTTAG
- the DCAKD gene encoding dephospho-CoA kinase domain-containing protein isoform X1 has translation MFLVGLSGGIASGKSTVVAVLRELGCAVIDADVIAREVVQPHFKAYQQIVSSFGTEILLENGEINREALGNIIFSQPEKRQLLNSITHPEIQKEMLKQILKYFVLGYRYVILDIPLLFETNRLTKFMKYTVLVYCFFPTSCASGIEQLLLHGCSSWRGQSSPKSPSTVEVLQRSPRPTPLLKQGTHSSLPRSTVAAAAGSSPQKETSEPLWAACFRPPAPSKSKSISWVPVCAFPWASPTRVASASCFPPFCSC, from the exons ATGTTCCTGGTGGGGCTCTCGGGTGGAATCGCCTCGGGGAAGAGCACCGTGGTGGCCGTGCTGCGGGAGCTGGGCTGTGCCGTGATCGATGCCGATGTCATTGCCAGAGAGG TGGTGCAGCCTCACTTCAAGGCCTATCAGCAGATTGTGAGCTCCTTTGGCACTGAGATCCTCCTGGAGAACGGGGAGATAAACCGCGAGGCTCTAGGGAACATCATCTTCTCCCAGCCAGAGAAGCGGCAGCTGCTGAACTCCATCACCCACCCTGAGATCCAgaaggagatgctgaagcagatCTTGAAGTACTTTGTGCTAG GGTACCGCTACGTCATCCTTGACATCCCTCTGCTCTTTGAGACCAACAGGCTCACCAAGTTCATGAAATACACTGTCCTGGTCTACTG TTTCTTCCCCACCAGCTGTGCCTCTGGCATAGAACAGCTCCTGTTGCACGGCTGCAGCTCGTGGAGGGGACAGAGCAGCCCAAAATCTCCCAGCACAGTGGAggtcctccagagatcacccagaccaacccctctgctaaaacagggcacccacagcagcttgcccaggagcacagtggcTGCGgcagctggaagctctccacagaaagagacttcagaacctctctgggcagcctgcttcaggcctccagcaccctcgaAGTCCAAAAGcatctcctgggttccagtttgtgcctttccctgggcatcaccaacAAGAGTGGCCTCAGCCTCTTGCTTCCCACCTTtttgctcttgctga